Proteins found in one Primulina eburnea isolate SZY01 chromosome 16, ASM2296580v1, whole genome shotgun sequence genomic segment:
- the LOC140815987 gene encoding uncharacterized protein has protein sequence MDFMKIGPPPLTGDENADVAEAWVDIMEQCFRVLHYDEDEKMEVADFMIQGKARKWWKPVSAILVQQHGRIRWEHFRQAFINHHFPPALRQAKEMELLTIKEGDSNIEDYQKCFTDLLPYAPHISENSAAKYSHFLNGLNQEIFDRVSVCDDPTSYEGLVNRCRQAEISIARRKAMQASKSSSSLGPRGQSFKKSASSSSSGSGGVHSFGRKKMQCGHCGGNHPTENCRRATGACFNCGGFGHMKRDCPNLENQSGGGGSRRGGISQGSQQRPRVQGQVFALNQEQAEDHNERVIAASMFVKKHKLPYVSLDVLLSVSTPMGQEVLAKRLVVDCLLEFEGNYLSANLMILAMEDFDCIMGIDLLTKYRETVDCYQRLVQFRPEGDENWFFFGEGARPPMPVVSAVKAQRALAKGGEGYLIYAVDVSKDVIDVKNIPVVNEFPDVFPDEIPGFPPEREVEAEIELVPGTAPISRAPYRLAPTEMKELKQQLQDLLDKGYIRPSYYRRFISGFSQIAKPLTQLTCKNVQFEWTHDCKNSFNELRQRLTTAPVLALPSGSGGYIVYTDASLQGLGCVLTQNGHVIAYASRQLKKDEENYPVES, from the exons GAAAAGCTCGGAAATGGTGGAAACCTGTTTCTGCCATTCTAGTTCAGCAGCATGGGCGGATTCGTTGGGAACATTTCCGTCAGGCCTTCATCAATCatcactttccgccagctcttcgccAGGCGAAGGAGATGGAACTGTTGACCATTAAGGAAGGAGAttcgaacattgaggattatcagAAGTGTTTTACGGATCTGTTGCCGTACGCTCCTCACATCAGTGAGAATTCTGCAGCAAAATATTCTCATTTTTTGAATGGTTTGAACCAGGAAATTTTTGATCGGGTTTCTGTCTGTGatgatcctacttcgtacgaaggATTAGTGAATCGTTGTCGTCAAGCCGAGATCAGTATTGCTAGGAGAAAGGCTATGCAAGCTAGCAAAAGTTCTAGTTCGTTGGGACCAAGgggtcagtctttcaagaagtctgcatcttcttcttcttccggtTCTGGAGGGGTGCACAGCTTTGGCAGGAAAAAGATGCAATGTGGCCACTGCGGAGGTAATCACCCGACGGAGAATTGTCGAAGAGCAACGGGGGCATGTTTCAATTGTGGTGGTTTTGGTCACATGAAGAGGGATTGCCCTAATTTGGAGAATCAGAGTGGAGGCGGAG GTTCTCGTCGTGGAGGAATATCGCAAGGATCTCAGCAACGCCCACGAGTTCAGGGGCAAGTGTTTGCCTTAAACCAAGAGCAAGCTGAGGACCATAACGAGagagtcattgcag cATCAATGTTTGTTAAGAAGCATAAACTACCCTACGTGTCATTAGATGTTCTGTTGTCGGTGTCTACACCGATGGGACAAGAAGTTTTAGCTAAGCGACTTGTAGTAGACTGTTTGTTAGAGTTTGAGGGAAATTACTTGTCTGCCAATTTGATGATATTGGCTATggaagatttcgattgtattatgGGAATCGACCTATTGACTAAGTATAGAGAGACGGTAGATTGTTATCAACGTCTCGTTCAGTTTCGTCCAGAAGGAGACGAGAATTGGTTCTTCTTTGGTGAGGGAGCTCGACCTCCAATGCCAGTAGTGTCTGCTGTAAAGGCACAAAGAGCTTTAGCAAAAGGAGGAGAAGGATACCTCATTTATGCTGTTGACGTATCAAAGGATGTAATCGACGTGAAGAATATTCCAGTTGTcaatgaatttcctgatgttttccccgaTGAAATTCCTGGATTTCCTCCAGAGAGGGAAGTGGAAGCGGAGATAGAGTTGGTACCAGGAACCGCACCTATCTCCAGAGCGCCTTATAGATTGGCaccaacagagatgaaagagttgaaacaacagttACAAGATCTTCTGGACAAAGGGTACATTAGACCCA gttattaccgGAGATTCATTTCAGGATTTTCTCAGATTGCCAAACCATTGACTCAACTGACGTGTAAGAATGTGCAGTTCGAATGGACTCATGATTGTAAAAATAGTTTCAATGAACTGCGTCAACGTTTGACAACGGCACCAGTTTTAGCTCTGCCATCTGGATCAGGAGGGTACATTGTGTACACTGACGCATCACTTCAAGGACTTGGGTGCGTTTTAacccagaatggtcatgtgattgcatatgcatccagacagttgaagaaggATGAAGAGAATTATCcg GTAGAatcgtag